In bacterium, the genomic window GACTCACTTCGCCTCCTCCACCCCTTCATGCCTTTCATAACTGAGGAGATATGGCAACGCTTGCCCAACAAAAAAGGCACCTCGATAATGGTGTCCGAATGGCCAGTCTAATGTCATTCTCAGTTTGACTGAGAATCTAGATTCTCGATTTCTCGAGAATGACCCCTACTTTAGGCATGAAAAAACGGCCGGCCTGCGAAATGCACATCGTGCCTCGCAGTTGTGGATTTAACCACAGCCGACCGTCTTCGCTCTTCTCCAATTTCCGATCAGGACACCGACGCTGGTTCACCAGTCTCGATAGCGCCAGGTTCTACCAGACCGTCTCCCTCGAGGCGATGAACCACCAAGCCAAAGACGATAACCCGATCCAGCTCCATAGCAGCCAGACGCGCCGCCTCCGCGACTCTAATAGTCGGCTCGAGACCTAAACCCAGAAGTAACCTATCCGCAACTTCAACGAGCAGATCGACACTCCCAGTCCCAGACCAGGGGTAACCCTTGAAGATCGCCACTGCTTCCTTGAGCTCACTACGAACAATGGCAGGGTGGTTCTGGAAGAACATCATCCGGAAGGTCAGCTCAACCAGAAACTGGTTGATCACTGTGGCCCTGCGCAGCATCAGACTCAGCTTGTCGAACTGCTGCTCGTCGAGCTGGCCAGCGAGATGGGCGTTGATCAGGGTTGGCCCCACCCACTCTGGAAGGAGCTTACCGCTGATCACTCGGTAAACCAGGTCTTGCATCTGCCGAAAGTTGTCTGTAATCACAGTACGTTCTCCTTCTAGCTTTCCTCAAGTCTCCAGCTTCCACCAGGCTTGTCGTCTGAGTGCGACTAATAGTCGAGTGGGTTGCACTCGTAGCAGTCGCGCTCGTCGCCAGTGTGGATTTTCCCCGCAGCGATGTGAAATGCGTCTCGGTCATCGTCCTCGACCGGATACATCTCATCGAACACATCGTCGTCGCTGACGCCGTGCTCGATCGACTGAAGCTCAGCGATAATCGCTCTCCTGACGGACGGTGGTGTATCGGAGGCCGTCAGCCTGGCAGTGTTGTAGTCCCCTTCTTCAGGAACCCTACCACCAGTAATCTGATCCAGCCGCTCCCAGTAAGTTGCCAAAACGTTTCCCCTCTCACTCTCATGCGAGACTCTGGCTTTCCGCCAGGCTACTCGGTGTAGGTGACGATTGCAGTCAGGAAGATTGCTCGCCCGCCGCTTTGGAGCCACTGAACAGAGGCCCCCGGATGCTCAGCAACGAAGTTGTTCACTTCGTCCTGCAGCGTCTTCAAACGCTCTTCGTACTGACCCGCGTAACCATAGGTCGGACGACTAAACACTTGGAACATTTCCACCTTTCCCTTCTGGCTGTCGGTCTGAGTGACCATTCTTTCCTCCGCGTGTCTCTGGCTTCACGCCAGGCTAATCGGCAAAGATTCGGTCCGCTCGCACCAGGAATAGCACAAGGGCTGCGAAGCCCAGTGCATAGGTACCAGCGGCGAGCGTGACGATCCGATCCTTGTTGCCTATCGTGTCTGAAGGCCAGCCCAGAAGGCCAAAGACGGCGTTCACCACAAGGGCCAGTCCGGCTACGACGACTATGAGCATGACTGTAGACACGTACTTCTGCAAGAAGTTGCTGGTGATTACCATTGCCTGGCCTCTCGTCCTCTGACCTTGCGATCAAGCTACTGCTTGCCGTTGCCGCGTCGCCTTCGGTCCTGAGTTACAAGTCGCTCGAGGCGTGCTTGCACCTTGGGCGTGGCGTTCCTGCGTATCTGCGCATCCGAACGCGCCGCCGGTTTCTTGGACCGAGAAAACACAAGTCTCATAGGTTTGCCGAAATCCTTTTGATTTCAAAGAGCTGGGTGGATACAAGAGCGCAAAGCTTGTGCTCCTGCTTAAGCAAACCAACCTTGCGGCTGACTTTCTTAAGAAAATCAAAAAAGGCACCTGGTAACTGGTATCGATCTGTCCAAGACTTCAGGGCGGTTTTCGCAATGACAGTTCTACTTAAACATTCAATTCCAGTTACTAGATGCCTTATCTAAGTAACTACTATTCAGTTTTTAATAAAAGGATTATAACAAAGTGTAAAAGAAAAGTCAACTACTATGGGTCGTAGTTACTCTTTGGGGGTTTCTTCAGTACTCTCAGTGGCTTTCTCTTCTCCACCTTCGGCTGCTTCACCTTCTTCACCTTCACCTTTTTCGGCAATAGCCTCAACCGCTTCTGGGGAGACCACTTCCTCTTCAACTTCTTCTTTCATTTCCGCGGTTTGGACGGAAACAATCACTTCTTCAGGATCGTTTTGAATAGCGACTTTTTCTTTGTCGGCTTTCAAATCCTTGACGTGAATTGCTTGTCCCACCTCTTCAAGTTTATCCACCGAAACTTCAAAATTGTGGGGAATGTCAGCTGGCAAACACTCAACTTCAACTTCGTTCAGGGTTTGTAGAATCAAACCGACACCGGATTTTTCCGCTGGTGACTCACCTGCCAAAACAACTGGAACGTTGGTGACAATTTTTTCCTTGAGGTTCACTTCGTGGAAGTCAATGTGAATAACCGAGTCACTCTTGGGATCACGCTGAACACGGTGAACCAGTACTGGGTGTGTCTTTGAACCAACCGCAAGTTCGACTAG contains:
- a CDS encoding 50S ribosomal protein L25; the encoded protein is MDKIKLTVQERTDLGKKVKRLRASGIIPANLFGKEIKSEALQVDKKEFQKTFRQVGETGLVELAVGSKTHPVLVHRVQRDPKSDSVIHIDFHEVNLKEKIVTNVPVVLAGESPAEKSGVGLILQTLNEVEVECLPADIPHNFEVSVDKLEEVGQAIHVKDLKADKEKVAIQNDPEEVIVSVQTAEMKEEVEEEVVSPEAVEAIAEKGEGEEGEAAEGGEEKATESTEETPKE